In the genome of Chloracidobacterium sp., the window CTGGCGCGGCAGGACGACCCCGCCTGGCCCTACCGCTTCGACGAGGCCAAGGCCGGCCGCGTCTGCCGGTTCATGGAACAACTGCCCCACGTGAAGGGCGACCTGGCCGGCCACCTGCTGCGGCTGGAGGGGTGGCAGGCCTTCGTCTTCACCACCGCGTTCGGCTGGGTGCGCAAGGACACCGGCGCCCGCCGCTTCCGGCGCGTGGTGATCTTCGTGCCCCGCGGCAACGGCAAGAGCTTCCAGAGCAGCGGCGTGGCGCTCTACTGCCTGTCGGCGGATGGGGAGGGCGGCGCCGAGGTCTACGCCGCGGCCACCACCCGCGACCAGGCCAAGATCGTCTGGGGCGACGCCGACGCCATGCTCCGCCGCCGGCCGGAGCTCAAGGAGCGGCTCGGCCTGGAGATCCCCGAGAAGGCGACCGCTAGCCGCTCCATCATCCACCAGCCGCGCACCGGCTCGAGGTTCGTCCCGCTCTCCCGCGAGGCCGACAACTACGACGGCCTCAACATCCACTGCGTGATCGAGGACGAGATCCACGCTCACCCGACGCGCGACCTGCACGACGTGCTGGAGACCGCGACCGCCAAGCGGTCCCGCTCCCTGATGTGGGTCATCAGCACTGCCGGATCCAACACCTCCGGCATCGGCTTCGAGATCTGCTCCTACGCCAGGAAGCTGCTCGACGGCGTCCTCGAGGACGAGTCCCTCTTCGCGGTCATCTACGAGGCGGACGACGACGACGACTGGACGTCGGAGGCCACCTGGCGGAAGGCGAACCCGAACTGGGGCGTGAGCGTCCAGCCGGACGTGGTCGGCCAGCTGGCCCGCAAGGCCATGCAGATGGCCAGCGCCCAGAACAACTTCAAGACCAAGCACCTCAACATCTGGTGCAACGCCGACGTGGCGTGGATCAAGCCGAGCGACTGGGCGAAGTGCGGCGACCCCGACCTGAAGATCGAGCACTTCGGCAGCGCCCCGTGCTTCATCGGCCTCGACCTCGCCAGCACCACCGACATCTCGGCCAAGGCCAAGCTCTTCGTCCGGGACCTCCCGCACCGGGACCAGGTGCTGGCCCGGTCGGGCGCCACGGAGCGCCACTACTACCTCTTCCTCGACGCCTTCCTGCCCGAGGGCGCGGTGGTGGACGGGCGCAACTCGCAGTACCAGGGGTGGGAGATCGATGGGTGGATCAAGACCACCCCGGGCCCGGAGCTCGACTTCGGGGTCATCAAGGAGTCCCTGCTCGAGGACCGCGATCGCCTCAACGTGCGCGAGGTGGCCTACGACCCCTGGCAGGCCCTCTACCTCACCCAGGAGCTCCT includes:
- a CDS encoding terminase large subunit yields the protein MARRPAPAKARSGKKPTRGAPARRPARRRGARRAPPAETAPPPPPPAGPADPHVAKALAYCHDVVSGAIPAGQRVIAACRRQLADLARQDDPAWPYRFDEAKAGRVCRFMEQLPHVKGDLAGHLLRLEGWQAFVFTTAFGWVRKDTGARRFRRVVIFVPRGNGKSFQSSGVALYCLSADGEGGAEVYAAATTRDQAKIVWGDADAMLRRRPELKERLGLEIPEKATASRSIIHQPRTGSRFVPLSREADNYDGLNIHCVIEDEIHAHPTRDLHDVLETATAKRSRSLMWVISTAGSNTSGIGFEICSYARKLLDGVLEDESLFAVIYEADDDDDWTSEATWRKANPNWGVSVQPDVVGQLARKAMQMASAQNNFKTKHLNIWCNADVAWIKPSDWAKCGDPDLKIEHFGSAPCFIGLDLASTTDISAKAKLFVRDLPHRDQVLARSGATERHYYLFLDAFLPEGAVVDGRNSQYQGWEIDGWIKTTPGPELDFGVIKESLLEDRDRLNVREVAYDPWQALYLTQELLAAGLPMVECRPSVQNFSGPMKDMEGLVLSGRLHHDGNPLLAWMASNVVCHRDAKDNIYPRKESHEKKIDGIVATISALWSAMMSASDEGPYTGSRGLRSL